The segment GTGCAGGTAGCCGGCGTCGTCGTACGAGCCGAGGTACTCGTGCCCCATCTTCTTCGACCAGGCCGGAATGTCCTTCAGGGTCCCGCTGTCGGTGGCGAGGACCTCCATCACCCCGCCGACGGGCACGGCGCCGATCGCCTTCTTCGCCGCGAGGATCGGACCGGGGCACGAGGTGCCGCGGGCGTCCACGACGGTGGTCTCGACGAGGCCCTTGAGTTCTTCGACGGTGGCGGTCATGGCGATCGTTCTCCCTGGCTGAATAGGTC is part of the Candidatus Nanopelagicales bacterium genome and harbors:
- a CDS encoding sulfurtransferase TusA family protein, yielding MTATVEELKGLVETTVVDARGTSCPGPILAAKKAIGAVPVGGVMEVLATDSGTLKDIPAWSKKMGHEYLGSYDDAGYLHLYLRKSK